The following coding sequences lie in one Caproicibacterium argilliputei genomic window:
- the yqeK gene encoding bis(5'-nucleosyl)-tetraphosphatase (symmetrical) YqeK gives MDITEYRRIIRPLLGDYRFHHSVCVSEAACELARQYGADEDKAQLAGILHDIMKDIPHDEQLGRMREYGVTLTEVELHAPKLWHAMLGAAYLHRVLGISDPEVLDAVRYHTTGRAHMTLMDKIIFTADFISADRTYSGVKQFRKMAKESLEKVMHAELAYTIESLAKDGVPIHPDTLAAYNECSLEMITTKKG, from the coding sequence ATGGATATTACAGAGTACAGAAGAATTATTCGCCCTTTACTGGGGGATTACCGTTTTCACCATTCCGTATGTGTGAGTGAAGCTGCCTGTGAGTTGGCCCGGCAGTATGGTGCGGATGAAGACAAAGCGCAGCTTGCGGGCATCCTGCATGATATCATGAAAGATATTCCGCATGATGAGCAGCTTGGCCGGATGCGTGAATATGGCGTGACGCTCACAGAAGTGGAACTGCACGCGCCAAAGTTATGGCACGCCATGCTGGGTGCGGCTTATCTGCACCGCGTGCTGGGAATCAGCGACCCTGAGGTGCTGGATGCGGTTCGGTACCACACAACCGGGCGTGCGCACATGACGCTGATGGATAAAATTATTTTTACCGCTGACTTCATTTCGGCAGACCGCACATACAGCGGCGTAAAGCAGTTCCGCAAAATGGCAAAGGAAAGCTTGGAAAAAGTCATGCACGCAGAGCTTGCCTATACCATTGAAAGTCTGGCGAAAGATGGTGTGCCGATTCATCCGGATACTCTGGCGGCATACAATGAATGTTCCCTGGAAATGATTACAACGAAGAAAGGCTGA
- the rsfS gene encoding ribosome silencing factor, protein MEPKELAVKAVKILDQKKAKALKLIGITQVSSLADYFVLATGTSSTHVKALADEVEFQLKEAGTAPNHTEGYRSNSWILLDYGTVIVHVFTKEAREFYDLDRMWQDGEAIDISALLTEE, encoded by the coding sequence ATGGAACCGAAAGAACTGGCTGTAAAGGCCGTGAAAATTCTTGATCAAAAAAAAGCAAAGGCTCTGAAGTTAATTGGCATCACGCAGGTTTCCAGTTTGGCGGATTATTTCGTCCTGGCCACCGGCACCAGCAGCACCCATGTGAAGGCGCTGGCAGATGAGGTGGAATTTCAGCTGAAAGAAGCAGGTACCGCCCCGAACCATACGGAGGGCTACCGCAGCAATTCCTGGATTCTGCTGGACTACGGCACCGTGATTGTTCATGTCTTTACCAAAGAGGCACGCGAATTTTACGATTTAGACCGTATGTGGCAGGATGGGGAAGCCATAGATATCTCTGCGCTGCTGACAGAGGAATAA
- the leuS gene encoding leucine--tRNA ligase: MKYDHNAIEKKWQNAWEKAGVFHAENNSKKPKYFALVEFPYPSGQGLHVGHPRPYTALDIVARKRRLQGYNVLYPIGWDAFGLPTENYAIKNHVHPAQVTKKNIAHFKEQIQSLGISFDWSREINTTDPDYYKWTQWIFLQLFKKGLAYKKEMNVNWCTGCKCVLANEEVVEGVCERCGSPVIHKEKSQWMLKITDYAQKLIDGLDEVDYPERVKAQQKNWIGRSEGAEVDFQTTAGDALTVYTTRPDTLFGATYMVIAPEHPYIERWADQLSNLAEVRDYQAKAARKSEFERAEVAKEKTGVRLDGVCAVNPVNGKQIPIFISDYVLMTYGTGAIMAVPAHDTRDWEFAHKFQLPVIEVVKGGNVEKEAFTDCASGVMVNSGFLDGLTVEEAKVKIKAYIEEKDFGHKKINYKLRDWVFARQRYWGEPIPIVHCEKCGYVPLPEDQLPLRLPEVKSYEPTDDGESPLAKMTDWVNTICPHCGGPAKRETDTMPQWAGSSWYFLRYTDPHNDKAFASKEALDYWLPVDWYNGGMEHTTLHLLYSRFWHKFLYDIGEVPTPEPYAKRTSHGMILGENGEKMSKSRGNVVNPDDVVREYGADTLRLYEMFIGDFEKAAPWNTSSMRGCRRFIERYFALQDILTAKEQIRPELESAFHKTIKKVSEDIENLKFNTAIAALMSLLNEVAATGAVTKEELRIFTLLLNPFAPHVTEEVWALQQFGSGMACQQTWPAYEEAKCVDATAQIVVQVNGKVRARISLPAQSEKAVVLSAAKANEKIAAEIADKTLVKEIYVPGKLVNLVVKG, from the coding sequence ATGAAATACGACCATAATGCAATCGAAAAAAAGTGGCAGAATGCCTGGGAAAAGGCCGGCGTCTTTCACGCGGAAAACAACAGTAAAAAACCGAAGTACTTTGCTTTGGTGGAGTTTCCGTATCCATCGGGTCAGGGGCTGCATGTGGGCCATCCGCGCCCGTATACTGCGCTGGATATTGTGGCTCGCAAACGCCGCCTGCAGGGGTATAATGTTCTGTACCCAATCGGTTGGGATGCCTTTGGTCTGCCAACGGAAAACTATGCTATTAAGAACCACGTGCACCCGGCACAGGTGACAAAGAAAAACATCGCACATTTTAAAGAGCAGATTCAGAGCTTGGGAATTTCCTTTGACTGGAGCCGCGAAATCAACACCACTGATCCGGATTACTACAAATGGACACAGTGGATTTTTCTGCAGCTTTTCAAAAAAGGCCTTGCCTACAAAAAGGAAATGAACGTTAACTGGTGCACCGGCTGCAAATGCGTGCTGGCAAATGAAGAAGTGGTGGAGGGTGTCTGCGAGCGCTGCGGCAGCCCGGTCATTCACAAAGAGAAAAGCCAGTGGATGCTGAAGATTACGGACTATGCACAGAAGCTGATTGACGGTTTGGATGAAGTCGACTATCCCGAACGAGTAAAAGCACAGCAGAAAAACTGGATTGGACGCAGTGAGGGCGCTGAGGTGGACTTTCAGACAACGGCGGGGGATGCGCTGACCGTTTACACCACGCGCCCCGACACCCTTTTTGGCGCTACCTATATGGTAATCGCCCCGGAGCATCCTTACATTGAGCGCTGGGCAGACCAGCTTTCCAATTTGGCGGAAGTTCGCGATTATCAGGCAAAGGCCGCGCGCAAAAGCGAATTTGAGCGTGCCGAAGTTGCCAAGGAAAAAACCGGTGTCCGTCTGGACGGTGTCTGTGCGGTAAATCCGGTAAATGGCAAACAGATTCCGATTTTTATTTCTGACTATGTGCTGATGACGTACGGTACCGGCGCCATTATGGCAGTACCGGCACACGACACACGCGACTGGGAGTTTGCACACAAATTCCAATTGCCGGTGATTGAAGTCGTCAAGGGCGGCAATGTGGAAAAAGAAGCCTTTACCGACTGCGCGTCCGGTGTGATGGTGAACTCCGGCTTTTTAGACGGCTTGACCGTGGAAGAAGCCAAGGTGAAAATCAAAGCATATATAGAGGAGAAAGACTTTGGTCATAAAAAAATAAACTATAAACTGCGTGACTGGGTCTTTGCCCGCCAGCGTTACTGGGGCGAACCGATTCCAATCGTGCACTGTGAAAAATGCGGCTATGTGCCGCTGCCGGAGGACCAGCTGCCGCTGCGCCTGCCTGAAGTAAAAAGCTATGAGCCTACAGACGACGGCGAGTCTCCGCTTGCAAAAATGACAGACTGGGTAAATACCATCTGCCCGCACTGCGGCGGCCCTGCGAAACGGGAAACAGACACCATGCCGCAGTGGGCAGGCTCCTCCTGGTACTTCCTGCGCTACACCGATCCGCACAACGACAAGGCATTTGCAAGCAAAGAAGCACTGGACTACTGGCTGCCGGTGGATTGGTACAACGGCGGCATGGAGCATACGACCCTGCATTTGCTGTACAGCCGTTTCTGGCACAAATTCCTGTACGATATCGGTGAGGTGCCGACACCGGAACCTTACGCCAAGCGGACAAGCCATGGTATGATTCTTGGCGAAAACGGCGAAAAAATGAGCAAATCTCGCGGCAATGTGGTGAATCCGGATGATGTGGTTCGGGAGTACGGCGCCGACACGCTTCGTCTGTATGAAATGTTTATCGGCGACTTTGAGAAAGCTGCTCCGTGGAATACGTCCAGTATGCGCGGCTGCCGTCGCTTTATTGAGCGTTACTTTGCCCTGCAGGATATTCTGACAGCAAAAGAGCAGATTCGCCCGGAGCTGGAAAGTGCGTTCCATAAAACCATTAAAAAAGTCAGCGAGGATATTGAAAATCTGAAGTTTAATACAGCGATTGCCGCCTTGATGTCCCTGCTCAACGAGGTTGCCGCCACCGGTGCTGTCACAAAAGAGGAACTGCGGATCTTTACGCTGCTGCTGAACCCATTTGCTCCGCACGTGACAGAAGAGGTATGGGCGCTGCAGCAGTTTGGCAGCGGCATGGCGTGTCAGCAAACATGGCCTGCTTATGAGGAAGCAAAGTGTGTCGATGCGACGGCGCAGATTGTGGTGCAGGTAAATGGAAAGGTCCGTGCGCGTATTTCGCTGCCTGCGCAGAGTGAGAAGGCGGTAGTGCTTTCTGCTGCGAAGGCGAATGAAAAAATTGCTGCGGAAATCGCAGACAAAACTCTTGTAAAAGAAATTTACGTTCCCGGAAAACTAGTCAATCTGGTCGTGAAGGGATGA
- a CDS encoding DUF1294 domain-containing protein — translation MSFFWKISVCYFAGISLLSVWLTVHDKRAAVCRRRRTPERTLLLFAALGGSVAMYLTMRCIRHKTKHAKFMVGIPALIFLQILLAAAVWYLRNST, via the coding sequence ATGTCATTTTTCTGGAAAATTTCAGTGTGCTATTTTGCCGGAATCAGCCTGCTTTCGGTTTGGCTAACGGTACATGACAAACGCGCGGCTGTCTGCAGGCGGCGACGAACACCCGAACGCACCCTGCTTCTGTTTGCGGCACTCGGTGGCAGTGTGGCCATGTACCTCACCATGCGGTGCATTCGTCACAAAACCAAGCACGCCAAGTTCATGGTGGGGATTCCCGCTCTTATATTTTTACAGATTTTACTTGCCGCGGCTGTTTGGTACTTGAGAAACAGCACATAA
- a CDS encoding glycoside hydrolase family 10 protein, translating into MVITFFHRHRQSFAVLMLAAVVLLTMAVNRLDSGEKPAAAISSQVSGTADASASTSAAAKTAASQTVPTTASANEMRAVWVPYLTLDMRGETDKSEAAFIKKYTQIVQNAKAKGMNALIVHVRAFGDAMYPSKYFPWSSLTGNTQGVNPGYDPLKDMVEITHKAGLQFHAWVNPLRIQLNGVPSILAQKNPWNLFHSDTAKKDWAVSYKDGKYLDPGWEGVRQYIVDGVAEIVKNYAVDGVQFDDYFYPDEGEAFDKASYQAYCTGKKEGEALSLADWRCANINDLISRTYRAVKENRPKAVFGVSPQGNLSNDRKIGADAAAWCQAQGYVDYVCPQLYYNYDNPILPYETAVQTWKNLVTAKNVKLYFGLGLYKTDTDVDSGSWKNSVDIISRQIQTGRAQKCDGFMFYAYDDLISQNRKEEVQNVMKLFQ; encoded by the coding sequence ATGGTCATTACATTTTTCCACAGACACCGACAGAGTTTTGCAGTGCTGATGCTGGCTGCCGTCGTATTGCTTACCATGGCGGTGAATCGGCTGGACAGCGGTGAAAAACCGGCTGCTGCGATTTCCAGCCAGGTTTCCGGTACAGCCGACGCGTCTGCATCCACATCTGCAGCAGCAAAGACTGCGGCGTCACAGACCGTGCCCACTACTGCGTCAGCCAATGAGATGCGCGCGGTCTGGGTGCCGTACCTCACACTGGATATGCGCGGAGAAACAGATAAAAGTGAAGCGGCATTTATCAAAAAATACACGCAAATCGTGCAGAATGCAAAGGCTAAGGGAATGAATGCCCTGATTGTGCATGTGCGTGCATTCGGCGATGCGATGTATCCGTCCAAATACTTTCCGTGGTCCAGTCTGACGGGTAACACGCAGGGAGTCAATCCCGGTTACGATCCGCTGAAAGATATGGTGGAAATTACGCACAAGGCAGGGCTGCAGTTTCATGCATGGGTCAATCCCCTGCGGATTCAACTAAATGGCGTGCCGTCCATTCTTGCACAGAAAAATCCCTGGAATCTTTTTCACAGCGATACCGCGAAAAAGGACTGGGCGGTTTCCTATAAGGACGGAAAATATTTAGACCCTGGCTGGGAGGGCGTGCGGCAGTACATTGTGGACGGTGTTGCGGAAATCGTTAAAAATTACGCAGTGGACGGCGTGCAGTTTGATGATTACTTTTATCCGGACGAAGGGGAAGCGTTTGACAAAGCCTCTTATCAAGCGTACTGCACCGGCAAAAAAGAAGGGGAAGCGCTTTCCCTTGCAGACTGGCGTTGCGCCAATATCAATGATTTAATCTCGCGCACCTACCGTGCTGTAAAAGAAAACCGCCCGAAAGCGGTTTTCGGGGTTTCGCCGCAGGGAAATTTGAGCAACGACCGAAAAATCGGCGCGGATGCGGCGGCATGGTGCCAGGCACAGGGATACGTGGACTATGTGTGCCCCCAGCTTTATTATAATTATGACAACCCCATTCTGCCCTATGAAACTGCTGTGCAGACTTGGAAAAACCTTGTGACCGCAAAGAATGTCAAGCTGTACTTTGGCCTTGGGCTTTACAAGACAGATACTGATGTGGACAGCGGCTCCTGGAAAAACAGTGTCGATATCATTTCCAGGCAGATTCAAACCGGACGTGCCCAGAAATGCGATGGCTTTATGTTTTATGCCTATGATGATTTGATTTCGCAGAATCGAAAGGAGGAAGTACAGAACGTAATGAAATTGTTCCAGTAA
- the mtaB gene encoding tRNA (N(6)-L-threonylcarbamoyladenosine(37)-C(2))-methylthiotransferase MtaB yields the protein MKVSAITLGCKVNQYETQAMLSQLEHTGFTVCDGPADVVLINSCTVTAQSDHKVRQTLHRARRDNPTAVLVLTGCMPQAFPEQAAALADADIVLGNSNRAALTEQILHYLSTHQRIIDIEPHSQKFESMQVTNFHERTRAFVKIEDGCNRFCSYCIIPYARGRVRSKPLADVRTELQALGKNGYREIVLTGINLPAYGQDLGLTLCDAVEVACKIPEIARVRLGSLEPEQLSPPVIARLAAQKKLCPQFHLSLQSGCTATLKRMNRHYTADEYRMIIQNLCAAFDNAAMTTDIMVGFAGETEQEFQESLQFAREIAFAKVHVFPYSRRPGTRAAELPGQVSKAEKERRSHLMTAAVEETRARFLQQQVGRTEPVLFERRRTSGGFEGYTPNYTPVLTESAEDLSGQILPVKITEASADFCKGVLANF from the coding sequence ATGAAAGTTTCAGCCATAACGCTCGGCTGTAAGGTCAATCAATACGAAACACAAGCCATGCTCAGCCAACTGGAGCACACCGGCTTCACAGTATGCGATGGACCTGCTGATGTGGTTCTCATCAATTCCTGCACGGTTACCGCGCAGAGTGACCACAAAGTCCGCCAGACGCTGCACCGCGCTCGCCGCGATAACCCAACCGCGGTTCTGGTACTGACCGGCTGTATGCCGCAGGCGTTTCCGGAGCAAGCCGCGGCGCTTGCGGACGCAGACATTGTGCTGGGCAACTCCAACCGTGCCGCTTTGACAGAACAGATCCTCCACTATCTTTCCACGCATCAGCGTATTATAGACATTGAACCGCACAGTCAAAAATTTGAATCCATGCAGGTAACAAATTTTCACGAACGTACACGTGCTTTTGTGAAAATTGAGGACGGCTGCAACCGCTTTTGCTCCTACTGCATTATTCCCTACGCACGGGGGCGTGTTCGCTCAAAACCCTTGGCAGACGTGCGCACAGAACTGCAGGCGCTAGGGAAAAACGGGTATCGGGAAATTGTGTTAACCGGCATTAACCTGCCAGCCTATGGGCAGGATCTTGGCTTGACCCTCTGTGACGCCGTGGAGGTCGCCTGCAAAATTCCGGAAATTGCCCGTGTGCGGCTTGGCTCTCTGGAGCCGGAGCAGCTTTCTCCGCCGGTCATTGCCCGCCTTGCGGCTCAAAAAAAACTATGCCCACAGTTTCATCTATCCCTGCAAAGCGGCTGCACCGCCACGCTCAAGCGCATGAACCGTCACTACACGGCAGATGAATACCGCATGATTATTCAGAACTTGTGCGCCGCATTTGACAATGCCGCCATGACAACGGATATTATGGTCGGCTTCGCAGGGGAAACCGAACAGGAGTTTCAGGAAAGCCTGCAGTTTGCCAGAGAGATTGCCTTTGCAAAAGTCCATGTCTTCCCCTATTCCCGCCGCCCCGGAACTCGTGCCGCAGAACTGCCCGGTCAAGTTTCTAAAGCCGAAAAAGAACGCCGCAGCCATTTGATGACTGCGGCAGTAGAAGAAACGCGCGCCCGCTTCCTGCAGCAACAGGTCGGGCGAACGGAACCGGTTCTGTTTGAACGCCGCCGTACATCCGGCGGATTTGAGGGGTATACGCCCAATTATACGCCGGTGCTGACAGAATCCGCAGAAGATCTGTCCGGTCAAATTCTTCCGGTCAAAATCACCGAGGCATCTGCTGATTTCTGCAAAGGCGTTCTTGCAAATTTCTAG
- a CDS encoding HPr family phosphocarrier protein, whose amino-acid sequence MYTTQIMLSSIEDVRNFVNLTNQCDFEVNLTNSKYKIDAKSIMGVFSLDLSQPVTVEVEADKAGAFLEKLKAFQPKTEE is encoded by the coding sequence ATGTATACTACTCAAATTATGCTGTCAAGCATTGAAGACGTTCGCAACTTTGTCAACCTGACCAACCAATGTGATTTTGAAGTCAACCTGACAAATTCGAAGTACAAGATTGACGCAAAGTCCATTATGGGAGTTTTCAGCTTGGATTTGAGTCAGCCGGTCACCGTTGAGGTGGAAGCGGACAAAGCGGGGGCTTTCCTGGAAAAGCTCAAGGCGTTCCAGCCGAAAACTGAGGAATAA
- a CDS encoding ATP-binding cassette domain-containing protein, producing MALLSTSNLEKSFGTDVIFHGVSFEVQQNDRIGLVGVNGSGKTTLFKTLTGEYTPDAGNLYQAKNTVLGYMEQHVCRDLDRTAYAEVLTVFTDLLNMEKELNELNNAVTAQPTDALIERQTLLNEQFVQSGGLTFRSRARSALLGLGFTDEQMGQVVGVLSGGQKAKLQLAKMLLSGANLLLLDEPTNHLDIQSVEWLEDFLRGWSGAFLVISHDRYFLDRLCSRIFELENGHLTTYKGSYTAFQEQKELNELSVQRQYDNTQREIKRMEDMVTQFRRWNREKSIRKAESKEKAIAKLESTLVTPEAKQASLSFQFPVAQRSGNDVLQAEGLSLAFEGRTLFHNVEISLHRSERVFLLGPNGCGKTSLFKTLLEQYQPAAGKVRFGANVDIGYYDQLQTGLHMEKRVIDEIWDTYPKMTETEVRSALAIFLFRGDDVFKPVSALSGGERARVLLLRLMLSQANFLLLDEPTNHLDIASSEALENALQNYEGTLFIVSHDRYLINKLADRIYWLTPNGAVPYVGSYDAFLEQRKAQQALAEAQKQAAAPKENAYQQRKAQQAALRKQKARLRHVEDRIEELEQQAETLNTQLSDTAVASDYEKALELTQQLDDVRQESDALMEEWETLSQQTVENA from the coding sequence ATGGCATTACTCAGCACCAGCAACTTGGAAAAAAGCTTCGGCACGGATGTGATTTTTCACGGTGTGTCCTTTGAAGTGCAGCAAAACGATCGGATTGGTCTGGTCGGCGTCAACGGTTCCGGTAAAACCACGCTTTTTAAAACACTGACCGGTGAGTACACGCCGGATGCCGGAAATCTTTATCAGGCTAAAAACACCGTTTTGGGATATATGGAACAGCACGTTTGCCGGGACTTAGACCGCACCGCCTATGCGGAGGTTCTCACGGTTTTCACCGATCTGCTCAACATGGAAAAAGAACTGAACGAACTTAACAATGCTGTCACCGCCCAGCCTACCGACGCTTTGATTGAGCGGCAAACCCTGCTGAATGAGCAGTTTGTACAGAGCGGCGGGCTGACGTTTCGTTCCCGTGCGCGTAGTGCGCTGCTCGGCCTTGGCTTCACAGACGAACAGATGGGACAGGTTGTCGGCGTGCTCAGCGGTGGGCAAAAGGCGAAGCTGCAGCTTGCAAAGATGCTGCTTTCCGGCGCCAATCTGCTGCTGCTGGACGAACCAACCAACCACCTGGACATTCAAAGCGTGGAATGGCTTGAGGACTTTCTGCGCGGTTGGAGCGGTGCATTTCTGGTCATTTCCCATGACCGTTACTTTCTGGACCGGCTCTGCAGCCGAATCTTTGAACTGGAAAATGGGCATCTGACAACCTACAAAGGCAGCTATACCGCATTTCAGGAGCAGAAAGAGCTGAACGAACTTTCCGTACAAAGGCAGTATGACAACACCCAGCGCGAAATTAAGCGCATGGAGGATATGGTTACACAGTTTCGCCGCTGGAACCGCGAAAAAAGTATTCGTAAGGCTGAAAGCAAAGAAAAAGCCATTGCCAAGTTGGAAAGCACGTTGGTCACGCCGGAAGCAAAGCAGGCTTCCCTTTCCTTTCAATTTCCAGTGGCGCAGCGCAGCGGCAACGATGTGCTGCAGGCAGAGGGGCTTTCACTTGCGTTTGAAGGACGCACCCTGTTTCACAATGTAGAGATTTCCCTGCACCGCAGTGAGCGCGTTTTCCTACTGGGTCCGAACGGCTGCGGAAAAACCTCACTGTTTAAAACACTACTCGAACAGTACCAGCCTGCTGCGGGAAAAGTACGCTTTGGCGCCAATGTCGACATCGGCTATTACGACCAGCTGCAGACCGGCCTGCATATGGAAAAGCGTGTGATTGATGAAATTTGGGACACATACCCCAAAATGACGGAAACCGAGGTGCGCTCTGCCCTTGCTATTTTTCTGTTCCGCGGGGATGATGTCTTTAAACCGGTTTCAGCGCTTTCCGGCGGAGAGCGTGCCCGTGTGCTGCTGCTCCGTCTGATGCTCAGTCAGGCAAACTTCCTGCTTTTGGACGAGCCGACCAACCATCTGGACATTGCCTCTAGCGAAGCACTGGAAAATGCCCTGCAGAACTATGAGGGAACCCTGTTTATCGTTTCGCATGACCGCTATCTTATCAATAAGCTGGCCGACCGCATTTACTGGCTGACGCCAAACGGCGCGGTTCCTTATGTGGGCAGTTACGATGCATTTCTGGAGCAGCGAAAAGCACAGCAGGCTCTGGCCGAAGCACAAAAGCAGGCAGCAGCGCCAAAAGAAAATGCCTATCAGCAGCGGAAAGCACAGCAGGCTGCTCTGCGAAAACAAAAAGCGCGCCTGCGCCATGTGGAAGACCGGATTGAAGAGCTGGAACAGCAGGCAGAAACCTTGAACACGCAGCTTTCTGACACAGCGGTCGCCAGTGACTATGAAAAAGCATTGGAACTGACACAGCAGCTGGACGATGTACGCCAAGAAAGCGACGCCCTGATGGAAGAGTGGGAAACGCTTTCGCAGCAAACAGTGGAAAATGCCTAG
- a CDS encoding asparaginase: MKRILLIATGGTIASRKTNDGLVPQLSPEELLSYVPEAQAFCQIDTRQVLNLDSTNIQPQHWLLIADTVRTCYDTYDGFVICHGTDTMAYTAAALSYLIRGSAKPIVVTGSQKPIDMDVTDAKTNLEDSLRWASAGEPGVCIVFGGRVIAGTRARKIRSKSYNAFSSINFPELAVIRDGRIVKYMHFPAEGKPEFSDSLDTRVSALKLTPGLPAAAFSAVGQLCDGFIIESYGVGGVPDLYGEALAQLSEAGKTIVVATQVPHEGSDMAVYQVGHRAKERFGLLETYDMTLESTVTKLMWALAQTHEPQRVRKLFYTTINHDILWG, translated from the coding sequence ATGAAACGAATTTTGCTAATTGCGACAGGGGGAACCATCGCGTCGCGAAAAACGAACGACGGTCTGGTTCCGCAGCTGTCACCGGAAGAACTGCTTTCTTATGTACCGGAAGCCCAGGCGTTTTGCCAAATAGATACCCGGCAGGTGCTCAACTTGGATAGTACGAATATTCAGCCGCAGCACTGGCTTTTGATTGCGGATACGGTGCGTACGTGTTATGACACTTATGATGGTTTTGTCATCTGCCATGGAACCGACACCATGGCGTACACAGCTGCAGCGCTTTCCTATCTGATTCGCGGTTCCGCCAAGCCGATTGTGGTCACCGGCTCGCAGAAACCGATTGATATGGACGTCACCGATGCCAAAACCAATCTGGAAGACAGTCTGCGCTGGGCCAGCGCAGGGGAGCCGGGCGTATGCATTGTGTTTGGCGGACGTGTAATTGCCGGTACCCGGGCGCGCAAAATCCGCTCGAAAAGCTACAATGCGTTTTCCAGCATTAACTTTCCGGAGCTGGCAGTTATCCGCGATGGGCGCATTGTGAAGTATATGCATTTCCCTGCGGAAGGCAAACCGGAATTTTCAGATTCGCTTGACACACGTGTTTCCGCCTTGAAGCTGACGCCCGGTTTGCCGGCGGCGGCTTTCTCCGCAGTGGGGCAGCTCTGCGATGGATTCATTATTGAAAGCTACGGGGTTGGCGGTGTTCCTGACCTGTACGGAGAGGCGCTTGCGCAGCTTTCTGAAGCGGGCAAAACGATTGTTGTAGCCACACAAGTGCCGCATGAAGGAAGCGACATGGCTGTTTATCAGGTGGGGCATCGGGCAAAAGAGCGCTTCGGTCTGCTGGAAACCTATGATATGACATTGGAATCCACCGTCACCAAATTGATGTGGGCTTTGGCACAGACGCATGAGCCGCAGCGCGTACGAAAACTGTTTTACACAACAATCAACCATGACATCCTGTGGGGTTAG
- a CDS encoding sugar phosphate isomerase/epimerase family protein has product MKVGISTACLYPELLEKGLEKLLKLGFRHFEFFFNTFRELEPTYVKGLARMLNEYGATARSVHPFTSGYESLLLFSGYERRFEDTVEFYKHYFEAASLLGAQLLVLHGQRIEKVSDMTEESYFSHYHRLLEAGRTFGVTTAQENVNLFRSSQPDFLRHMRAYLQNDCAFVLDVKQSVRAGFSPFETCAAMGEQLVHVHINDNRPGQSCLLPGRGTMDYAKLMRQLAVQHFSGDCMIEVYRSSFGAESELVEAREVVECYQRLFQKQTQADGKTVAKNSESMI; this is encoded by the coding sequence ATGAAGGTTGGCATTTCGACTGCGTGCTTGTATCCGGAACTGCTGGAAAAAGGTTTGGAAAAGCTTTTGAAACTCGGATTTCGGCACTTTGAGTTTTTCTTCAATACATTTCGAGAGTTGGAACCGACGTATGTAAAGGGACTTGCACGGATGCTGAATGAGTATGGCGCTACAGCGCGCAGCGTACATCCCTTTACATCCGGCTACGAAAGCCTACTGCTTTTTTCCGGGTATGAACGCCGCTTTGAAGATACCGTGGAGTTTTACAAACATTACTTTGAGGCAGCCAGCCTGCTGGGGGCACAGCTGCTGGTGCTGCACGGGCAGCGGATTGAGAAAGTGTCGGATATGACGGAAGAAAGTTACTTTTCACATTACCACCGCCTTTTAGAAGCAGGGCGGACTTTTGGCGTGACAACGGCGCAGGAAAATGTAAATCTGTTTCGCAGCAGCCAACCGGACTTTCTGCGGCATATGCGCGCTTATCTGCAAAATGACTGTGCTTTTGTTCTGGACGTCAAGCAGTCGGTGCGGGCAGGCTTCAGCCCATTTGAAACCTGCGCTGCCATGGGGGAGCAGTTGGTACACGTGCACATTAATGACAACCGGCCGGGTCAGTCGTGTCTGTTGCCTGGCCGCGGAACCATGGATTACGCGAAGCTCATGCGGCAGCTCGCCGTACAGCACTTTTCCGGTGATTGTATGATTGAAGTTTACCGTTCCAGCTTTGGGGCTGAGTCGGAATTGGTTGAAGCCAGAGAAGTAGTGGAATGTTATCAGCGCCTTTTTCAGAAACAAACACAGGCAGATGGCAAAACAGTTGCAAAAAATTCCGAAAGCATGATATAA